Part of the Vigna angularis cultivar LongXiaoDou No.4 chromosome 1, ASM1680809v1, whole genome shotgun sequence genome, ataattagttcttttaattaaaataatataaattcataaatattatatagttgtaaagattttaataattaataatagtttttctttgtaattcataatttatttaatgcacataaaaaattaaaataattaaataataaataattttaaatttttaacacaTTATTGATAGTTAATATTCTGACTtgcttacttttttttttttgctttataTGATAGtttaagttcatttttttattttattttattttaacttttaacaacattaaataaataaaatagttaagaaAACAGTATAAGaatgttaagtttatttttttttaatttttttaatttttttcatcaagtaaattattaattataactatattaattaaaattcatttaatattataattaatataagtttttgtaaaaattaatgtttattaagGCCCAAGCAGTTCCTTTGTTTGGGGCCTCAATTTTCAAAGTCAACCTTACCTATAAGCCCATCTTTTGCTGGATCCTTAAGTTATGGATCATGTTTGCTAATTGATGACAATTTTCCTCCATTCTACAACTTTTTTGCTATACTATTATATTTTCCACCAGGCAAATTTAAGGAAGCTATGTAGGATCatcatgataaaattattttttctggATTCAAAAACTACTGTAATAAATCCTGTCTTACCGGGTTGTTAGGATTATAATTTATGATAtcattgtaattttaatttcttattcaacaagttttatttcatataaatacaTGTCAGTACTTATGTATATAAACGTTTTTAAATgagattaataaaaaatatagaaatgtaTATATTCGCAAAGACTTACgttttctataaatatatttgtattttgtttatgaCTTAGATATCTATACTTTTAAGAAGAGATGTCAACTactgttaaatattttaaataaaacttttataattataagtttttcttccataatgaaaaaaaatattaatattaatttgtgAGAATTCGTAAATATAATTATGAACATTGATGAGTTCAAATAGTTTTACATTTACaaattcttataatatttaaatttatatatatatatatatatatatatatatatatatatatatatatataatttgtaactTATTTAATCTCcatattttagttataaaaatgttgtcatatattatgaattataaattttaaattaagatatttgaataatttattgatttttttattttaaattaaaaataaaaattattaaaacatctttatatttaagtatgtttttttatgattaagaatttttttgtcaactaaaatttagtACATTTTAAAACCTGGAagcaaattcatatatatatatatatatatatatatatatatatatatatatatatatatatatatatatatatatatatatatatatatatactagtttatataatttttaaaatgtatcaaattttagttgataTAAATATTCTTACATATTAtagattctaaattttaaagttaaagagtatttaaataaatttttattttttttttaatttaaaaataaaaattattaaaatatttggtgttgaaagtatgtttttttatgaataggaatttttttgttatttaaatttaagttacataaattaataaacattttatatatatatattcacactTAAACACGAAATTTAAaaccaacaataaaaaaattcatttaaaaccGAAGGGTACTATTACCAAAATAGTTGTTAATTAGATTTTATGATCAAGAAAAGAAATGagattaaacttaaaaaacaaaaataggcttagtttatataaattattcgTAATACCATTTccaaatttgatttgatttttaagTTACATAAactgattaaaaaattattaattatttttgtgagAGTTTAtcgtttaattaattttgaatgacTTTGAGGTTCCGAAGTCAATAGAAGAGAGTATACACATCAGTTCCATCAAATCCAATGAAAGAGTGCCACGCAAGAAAAACACATAGATCATGACGTGTCCCAAGGAGCCAACCAAAGTTTCTCCTCTGCAATATCCATTctgatattttctcccaatcactataaagaacaaaacaacacaacacaatacACCATAGTACTTTCCTGTAGCAGTGCATTTGTTGTGGTTCGGTTTCACAGTAGAATTGGGTGCACGCCATGGCCGACAAACACAACCTCAAGAATCCAGCCGTCAAACGGATTCtccaagagttgaaagagaTGCAATCAAACCCTTCCGATGACTACCTCAGTCTCCCTCTCGaggttttctttttcccttttcaatttttcattcatatttcCCTTTTGTTCAATTGTTCTTAGGGTTTTACATTGCCTCGTCTCTACTTTTCGGTCTTCAGTTCAACAAATTGTTTGCTGACAGGGTCAGTTTATTTTGCTACCAGTtgcaatttaataaaaaatattgttgatttgattatataattgTGAGcagatattttttcttttttagaatcGGATAAttgtgaatttttctttttcttttttggatccGATAATTGTGAACATTTTGACCTGTGGTCCTTTTTGAAGATGCAAAGGGAGGgaccattttttaaaaaagaaacaatctTGTAAGGATATATTGTTTCATaaatatatgagaaaaaaaaagaattagataaacaaaaatgagttttttcataaacaaaaatcaGCCTATATAACAAATTAGGTTACCAAGGggtttatttcattgaaagtgttttcTGAGCAACTTCAGTGTGATGCTTTCTTTcaggaaaatatatttgaatggCAATTTGCGATTAGGGGACCTCGTGATACTGAATTTGAGGGTGGTATTTATCATGGACGGATTCAGTTGCCTTCAGAATATCCCTTCAAACCTCCTTCATTTATGCTGCTGACGGTAAGATGTTTGTTTCCCTATGGAGTTAGTTGATTCTTATGTTGAAATGTTTATCTGAatttgtttggtttggtttgatttgatttgatttgctAATACCATGCTTAATTTCACACTGTTATCATTTCAGCCTAGTGGCCGTTTTGAGACCCAAACCAAGATTTGCTTGAGCATTTCAAATCATCACCCTGAGCATTGGCAACCATCATGGAGTGGTAAGTTTTAtttcttcctcctccttcacTCGCAGCATACGCTAAACTAGAGTTTGTTTGTTGTTGCTTATTCCAACAGGAACGGAAATTGAGGGAGGGAACATAATTTTGCTTCTCTTCCTCCCATCATCTAAAACATATATTGCAATTCTTGTTAAAAGCCATTGATTTGAAATATTGAAGCttcattctttgcttttgatgaAGCAAGTTCTCACTGAGTTGATGCAAATTTATATTGGCAGTGAGGACTGCTCTAGTTGCGCTGATTGCATTCATGCCCACCAACCCAAATGGCGCGCTGGGCTCATTAAGCTACAAGAAAGAAGACAGGCGTTCCCTAGCCATTAAATCCCGTGAAGCACCTCCAAAATTTGGGACTTCTGAACGTCAAAAACTTATTGATGAGGTAAAATGTTGTTCATTTTTTTGTCCAGTGCATTTTTGCAGTGCTATCTTATGCTGATCGTACTAGGTAAAATGTTGCATGTTGTCTATTCTTGAATCTTGGTGCATACTTTCTGTAATATGTACTGATTGAGCACTTCTATGCCAGATACACGAGAATATGCTAAGCAAATCAACCCCTGTTCCAGAAGTTGGTCCCTCACAAGTTTCTGAGGGGCAATCCATCACAGAGGAGGCTGAGACCCTGTTGAATTTGCAACATCCGGAGCCTTTAcctgcaggagaggggattccAGATATAGCAGGTGACAGAATAATTGAAGAACAAGAACATCCTGCCAATGCTAATCCTAACCTTGCAGGAGTTGAAGTTTCAAAGCAGAACACATCTAGTGTCCCAAGAAACCAGTTGATCCAAAAGTCAGATGCAATGGTTCAAAATATGAAACCAGAGACAAGGGCTCCAAAACCAGACGACCGATTGTTCACGCTGGCTGCTATTGGACTTACTATAGCAATTGTGGTTCTTTTGCTGAAGAAGTTCGTTAAATCTACAGGACATGGTGCTGTTTTCATGGATGAGTCTTAGATTAATTCTTGCTCATGTTGGCTTAAAGATCAAGATTCTTGGCCCGATGGTAGTTTACAGCGAAGTGTAGCATTTATTTACtgaaatgatattttatgaTCTTTTCATGTGTACGTATGTATCTCTTGTAACTGttgtaatataaatataagtatataCTACAGCTTTGAGTTCGTGAGCAAGGGTCTACGATATGGTAGTTATGATGCTTTTTTGTTTGGTTATGACTTATCCTAGTTTATGCGTACTGACGTAAAAGTACTCATCAGTGACAACGTTGGATAAAATAGAAGACAATTACTTTGAAAGAAGAGGAGCAAAAATAAGGAAACTAAAAAACCTTCACTTTCAAAAATTGTTTATGCTCAAACTAGGGTTCATCCACACTGCATGGTTAGTGATAACTAATAAAACCATCTACATTGCaatgttaattaaaaacaaaataaacaacataaatGAGAAACCATCATAGAGTAACACACACCCACATGCAAAATCTATTCAACCGAAACACCAAAAGATTTCTACTCTCTCTCCTCGTTTCAAAATCAGCCGTAACCAATAACGTCTTATTTAGATCTTAAATTCGCCACACTTGACACTTGAGCAGTGGAGCGATTTAACTGTTTTAAGAACATCCACAGCTATCGTTCAATTGAACGAATTAGAAggaaacaacaaacaacattGTACTTTTCACAATGACcatgtataagaaaaaaataaaaatgaactgCTGCATTGCATCAGCATACTCCGTGCTAAGACCCCTCTTCCTACTTTCATATTTGGATGGAATGGATGAACTGGGACAGGTGGCACTTCTCTTGGTTCTGATACATTTTCTCCTCACCTCGGAAAAGCTTGCAAAAGATAAATACTAATCAAtacatcttttaaaaaattaaatactggatcatcatcaaaaatgaaaaatattaaatactttgaaaGTAGGGGAAAACCAAAGTCAAGTTTCACATAAGATATAAAGATTGAAGGCATCTATTTCAAATGGGACGTACACGTGCTAATTAACTTTTATGTGTTtgcttaaaattatatttgacaTTAACTCTGgttctttatatatttgtttaaggAGGTCTATTTTCAGGTATATGTTGTTTTCGGTAATcgaaaaagaaatattgtttaaggaaaatatatttatttaacttcaGGCATCTCTTTGAAAACCTCAGAAGACATTATCCGCATTAGCACTCCAAGATATAATGCAACAGATTGATTGATATATGCAAGTAAACAACCAACATCCTCCAAATTTGCATAATGCGATTCATGTAGTACGAGTTTTAAGCCAGCTGCATTTCAATATCTTCCTCCATGATTTCGGGACTCTTTTATACTCCAAAATTTGTTCAATCAGACCTGCAAAATAGAACTTATCCTCCTCGTAATCCACTTTTCTGCAAAGCCTCTTAAACAGATCACAAGCTTCTTTCTCAGGGTAACTATTCATGATCAGTATCCTTAGTTTGTGGAACAACTTGGCATCATTTTCAGTGCACACCATGGCTTGCATTAGAAGGGCATAAGATGTGAAAGGCTGACTATCATTCTGGTGCTGTTCCAATGCTATCATATTGGAAAATAGCATTTCCGTGAAATGATGGAGTGTGAAGGGAGGAACTTCAAGCACCCCATTTGAAAATTTCAAGTTTAGTAAGCACTTGGCTTTGGATCTCTTGAACTTAATCCCATCCTTCTTGAGCTTTGTTGCCGACTCAAGATCACCTTGAGATACACTTTTCTTGGACACTACTCTTGCATAATTTGGAAGGTAACACTGGCGAATCAGGTCAAGCAAATGGTAACCCTCTTGGCTAAACATCTCATTCACAAATTCTCTATCCCCCGGCAACTGTTTTCTGAAGAAACGAAAGGTAAGCTCAGAGAGGGTCAGGGTCTGGTCATGTTGTACTTGAACGAGTACAATTTGAAACAACCTTTGAAGAATGAGAAATGGTATTTGGTTTTCTAACAATATAAGGTCACATCTAACCTTATTGAGCAACCCTGGCGTGACAAATATGGGGTCACCACTACGTCTTATACCCTTTAGAGCATATTTCAAGAGAAGCTCAATGATGAAACACCCATCAACTAGCATCATCTCGATGAACTGGTTGCTTCTGAGGTTCAGTTCTTCTGCATAAAAATTTCGTGCTGGCTTCTCTAAATCGCTCAGTGCATTCACACATTCGTGCAAACTTGACTCTAACTGGTTTGGTTGTCGACTCAGCAGTGTGAGCAGGTAATGCCACTTGCGATCTTCCATGTACTTTAGACCATCCTTGCCATGATGGAGAGGACCAATAGAAACTGTGCCAGGGATGTACATATTCTCATTTACTTCTAGGAGTTTCAATGGGACTCTGAAGATGGATTTCAAAGATGAAACCgcttcaagcttctctttgatCGATGATACAAGATCTTTATCTGCTTGTGTCTTAGCTGAAACAGGGTTATGATCCATGTTTCTTGACTGATCTCTGGATTTGTCAGTGATTGTTTCCATTAAAAGATAGTAGAAAAgtgttttttctctttatcaAATCCACTGTGGGAGTCAAAATGAGATTTTGTTATTCATACAATAattctacttttctttttctccatcATATTAAAATCATACATGCAGGCAAAATAGACTGCACTTGCATTTGCACgttttattaagaaataagCATGAAAATGAAGACGCAAATGCAAATGCTTCTCTCCAATATACATGAGGATCATCGTATCCAAATTTcaaggaaaagaagaaggaagtaATGTCCATTAAGTTTGCAAAACTAAAATACAAGCAAAAGATAAGAGCCATGGGAGATCAGGGAGGGGGAAAATTCCATTATTCAATTGCAAGTTAAATCTATATATTCTAAACACATAATTTTCTTGTTCACAGATGGGTTTgggtttttaaaaatgatatttttattaaactaatagagattcaaaataattcaaaattaaagattaataaatatttagaatattACACATTCAATAGgttatataacataaaaaaatctaaCAGATTTGTAACTCTATTCAAAATGATgggatatttttttaaaaaatattatattatatttacaaaaaataataaacattaaatagatatgaattaaaaacatataaatatggtttaccatatatatatatatatatatatatatatatatatatatatatatatttcatttttttattttttaataaattatgattcctttttaaaaagaaaaaaagctcGGCCAACTccttaaaaaattatgtttataaaacACTCAtcttagttttatatttattatatatttttctattaaaatattaaaaaaaattctcacaCTTTAATTCTAAGTAcactattttagtttttttttatgtacatGCACTCACATCCTATCAAGCATaaatctattataaataaacatatgaaatatacaaaaaattatttgtaaattatcaattaatgatccgttttataaaatatgaaaaattttatatcataaaatatgtattaattaaaagtcattttaaatttaacattaactttcaaaaaatatcaattttaaaattcataccAAAcccaaatataaatatacaaattattttcttttgaaaattatgaatttgaaaTTCAATCTAACTATTTAGATTTtggtttatgaaaatttaaactaagttcttttaaaaaacatatgaatttaaatttagtttattttcaaattatattttcagaaatccAATTTATCTTCACCCAAATAGTTTAACTATAGTTGGCCATTTCTAAGTTAAGTCTTCACTTCTGTCTATGCTAACCTCATCCCATAATCTGTATTTAGCATTAATAATATCAGATTCTGTGTccttaaaattataatgaatgaCATAAATATCAATCAAACCACATGAACAGAAAATAAACTCTGAAAATTAAATCAGCTAACCCCAGCcccaaatatttttttcttagctTCAACAATTCTgctatacattttttttttcagttccAGTTACCCATTGCTGGAGAATTAGtactaaattaattacaaaaaaatattgagaaaaacttgccaagaaaattagaaaaagaaaccaaaagaaaaaatcatagACCTGTATATCAGTTATCTGAATATGTTTCTTCCCAATCTGTATCTCTGTTTCTGGCTTTGTCTACCTCTGAAGACAATGCAAGAATGCTGCAAGCATCGATATCTTAACAATCCCGAAAGCAATAATAGTTTCGAAAACTACCGAGGCTACTGCTACTATATATACATAGATTAATCAAAACTTATTAGAATCCTAGATAACTTGAGAAGTGTGGTAACAGAAAGGAAGTGGAAAAACCAATGAATAAGGAAAGAGGGAACAAAACTAGTCAGACACAGTTCTGAACTgtacaaaacaaaaagaaagcaCGACCTGCTGAAGGTAAAGCAGAAACCTATTAGAAGTAATTACTTAGCATATAGTTTAAGAATTTTTCACACTAATTCTATGAGTCAGCATATTAACCCTTGCATCATGGTTTCCCTTCTttcatcttatattttattccaACTCAAGTTAGCTATAGTTATCATATGATAATTATTTACAAGAGTTTTTTCTGCAAGCACAAGAAATTTTGTAGCTATCAtcagtaaaagaaaattttagaaagatatatgtatattttcgaccagaaatatttaaaaaaaaagtaagtattatctatgaatttttttaataaaaattcatatatatttatgatgtaataaaaaaacaatctcTTTAGTGTGAATACAAATAAgagcaaaaataaaaacatactaTAAATTTAGAGTTTTATAGTATGTTTATAGAGATATTTGGAGGGATGATTATAGAGAACTTCAAATAAGGAGTTTTACAGTGTAACGTAAGTGTAGTGTAGGCAAGTTGTTAATAATTAGAGTAATGATTTTTTGATAtacctaaattttttacatttatttgatattatttttgtttattttattttatttttttaaaataatataaaagtttacactattttatctttgtaatatgtgttaaatgaatataaaagtgtGTTATGAATATTATCACTGTAATAACTAAATGTCGCAACTTTGAAAACAAAATCCTAGGCATAGATGCGTGAGCAAGAAAACTTAAGCCAATTTCAACTGGAAAACTTAAGCCAATTTCAACTGTGTCTGTGTGATGCCAGATTTTGACAGAAACCTATCAAAGTGTAAAAATTCACGTGTGTTATTAGTTTGAATGGTTTTTATTTGATGGCCGAGTTGTTTTGAAACTATGAAACACAACTGTCTTTTGGAAAATTAGAAACACTTAAGATTTTTTGGAACACGTAAAAGATtgtgtaaaataaaatgagaatcATACTATGAAAGATTAGCAGAACTAATATATGAGCAATAGTCAAACCTGGTCCATTTCCAAGTTTAACATGTTCAGAACCAGTGTAAGtggattttgaagaaaaattggAAGGATCACTTGTTATGTGATGTGAAGCCCCACTGACAGGGTACCGCAAAGATTCAGTCATAGATGATATAGAAGAAAATTGATCAAAACTGATATCGCTATTGGAAGGTGTAACCTGGGAATTATGTATTTGAACAAAGGACTGAAAATCTTGATTGAACCGATGCCAGCAAGAAGTAGTTATGTGTCCAAACTTGGTGCAAATTTGACATTGAACTCGCGTGTTGGCGTTGTTGTGGTGTGAGGAAGATGGTTTTGAAAAATTGTTCTTGTAGATTCATCCACCACGAATAGAGTTAGAAGGCGAACAACCACGACCACGATCTTGAGTCTTGCTAACGAGTGGATAAATTCCAGGAAGATATGGTGATAGCATTAACCTAAAAGATATTATCAGAGGTTTGTTTGTGCTTCTCTAAGCGTTCCTCATGCGCAGAAAGCAAAGCTTCAATCTCTTCTACCGAGTACGTGAATCAAAACAGCCTTATATAGACATTAGAAACACTGACTATAGAAACTAACATAACAGACTCTGGTATGCAGAGTTATACACtaatagtatttaaaaaaaaaaaacaactaaattttGATTCCTTGAAAATTGAACTTGGTTGATTGGGAATAATTGAGGCTAGAATTTAACTCCCCAATGATCAAATTCTAGCTTGgtataataaattgaaaaccaTATTATCCTTGTAATTGTTCATCAGAGTACGCTACGTTTATAAACACTCTTCCAAAACTTTTCCAAAAGTGTTAGTTGAGGAAAAATGTACTCATTTCATCCTTAACTTCATTCCACCTTCAACATCACCTTTTATTTACATCCCAAATCATAGCTATTAGGAAGGTAAGTGTAAGTTTAAGTTCCACCTTAACGAGAAAGTtgaagaatatataaaatagaggacttataaattgaaaaatgattctttgacaaacctaaatttattactttaagaataataatactttgacacGGTTATTCATTGACACTCAAATGACACATTTTGGGTCTCAATAATAGTTTTATTCAATCAATCACATTgggttattttataaattaatgacaTGACACTGTATGAAATGAATGTATTTGACACGTTGACATGTCAATGTATGGGTACTCTTGCtttaaagttgaaaaatattctttgacacacctaaattttttacattcatttgacactacCCTTACTTACTTtttactctcttctttcttgaaaaaatacaaaattttacacttttaaGACTATTTTACCCTTATACTCTGTGTCAAAGTAAAAGTGTGTCATGGTACCATTTCTCTTTAAAGTTTTGAGTTGAAAGTGATGTCAATTTCTTATGTAAATTGATGAAATGTCTcattactttaatttttgtaattatggAACACAATAGGCTATATTTACATATACATTTTCAAAGAGTGTTAATTGAGTAAAAATTTTCCCATTTCAACCTCATATTACTTCATTTTTCCCGTcatcaacataatttattttatgcttgTGATTTTGGCCTCAATTTTCATCAAGTTTATTcaatgtagtttttttttataatttcaataagACCTCAAGTTTCGTTAATTTTGATGAATTTGGTTATTTGTTGCATTTcacttgttgatttttttattttttcttaatttaaaaaataattctttatgtTTCAAATTAGCATTATCACACGTGGCAATATTAGTGTCACATGGTAGTGTCACGTGACAGTATCATCAGTGTCTTGAATTAGTGTCACGTGTCattagttta contains:
- the LOC108338067 gene encoding UPF0481 protein At3g47200, with amino-acid sequence METITDKSRDQSRNMDHNPVSAKTQADKDLVSSIKEKLEAVSSLKSIFRVPLKLLEVNENMYIPGTVSIGPLHHGKDGLKYMEDRKWHYLLTLLSRQPNQLESSLHECVNALSDLEKPARNFYAEELNLRSNQFIEMMLVDGCFIIELLLKYALKGIRRSGDPIFVTPGLLNKVRCDLILLENQIPFLILQRLFQIVLVQVQHDQTLTLSELTFRFFRKQLPGDREFVNEMFSQEGYHLLDLIRQCYLPNYARVVSKKSVSQGDLESATKLKKDGIKFKRSKAKCLLNLKFSNGVLEVPPFTLHHFTEMLFSNMIALEQHQNDSQPFTSYALLMQAMVCTENDAKLFHKLRILIMNSYPEKEACDLFKRLCRKVDYEEDKFYFAGLIEQILEYKRVPKSWRKILKCSWLKTRTT
- the LOC108333525 gene encoding ubiquitin-conjugating enzyme E2 32 codes for the protein MADKHNLKNPAVKRILQELKEMQSNPSDDYLSLPLEENIFEWQFAIRGPRDTEFEGGIYHGRIQLPSEYPFKPPSFMLLTPSGRFETQTKICLSISNHHPEHWQPSWSVRTALVALIAFMPTNPNGALGSLSYKKEDRRSLAIKSREAPPKFGTSERQKLIDEIHENMLSKSTPVPEVGPSQVSEGQSITEEAETLLNLQHPEPLPAGEGIPDIAGDRIIEEQEHPANANPNLAGVEVSKQNTSSVPRNQLIQKSDAMVQNMKPETRAPKPDDRLFTLAAIGLTIAIVVLLLKKFVKSTGHGAVFMDES